A genomic stretch from Natronomonas gomsonensis includes:
- a CDS encoding Glu/Leu/Phe/Val family dehydrogenase — translation MSEDVNPFESFQEQLDDAAAYVDVDEDTLERLRNPERVLETNLSVELDDGSIGVFRAYRSQFNGDRGPYKGGIRYHPGVSRDEVKALSGWMVYKCATVDIPYGGGKGGIVIDPREYSTAELERITRSYAKELRPLIGEDRDIPAPDVNTGQQEMNWLKDTYETLENTTAPGVVTGKAIESGGSRGRVEATGRSTMLTAREAFDYLGKQMTGATVAVQGYGNAGSVAARLLEADLGANVVAVSDSSGAVYDPTGLDAEAVKEHKLETGSVTGYGDVEELTNEELLTLDVDLLVPAALENAIDADLAEEVSADVIVEAANGPLTPDADDVLTERGIHVLPDILANAGGVTVSYFEWVQNRQRFYWTEEKVNNELERHIVEAFEGLIDCYEEFETPNFRTAAYVVALRRVLTAYEEGGTWP, via the coding sequence ATGTCTGAGGATGTCAATCCGTTCGAGAGCTTCCAAGAACAGCTCGACGACGCCGCGGCTTACGTGGACGTCGACGAGGACACGCTCGAACGCCTGCGAAACCCCGAGCGAGTACTGGAGACGAACCTCTCCGTCGAGCTAGACGACGGTTCCATCGGCGTGTTTCGAGCCTACCGCTCGCAGTTCAACGGCGACCGCGGGCCGTACAAGGGCGGCATCCGCTATCATCCGGGCGTCAGCCGCGACGAGGTGAAGGCGCTGTCGGGGTGGATGGTGTACAAGTGTGCGACCGTCGACATCCCCTACGGCGGTGGGAAGGGCGGCATCGTCATCGACCCACGGGAGTACTCGACGGCCGAACTCGAACGCATCACCCGGTCGTACGCGAAGGAGCTCCGACCGCTCATCGGCGAGGACCGCGACATCCCCGCACCCGACGTAAACACCGGCCAACAGGAGATGAACTGGCTGAAAGACACCTACGAGACGCTCGAAAACACGACGGCGCCGGGCGTCGTCACGGGGAAAGCCATCGAATCAGGTGGCTCCCGTGGACGCGTCGAAGCGACCGGCCGCTCGACGATGCTCACCGCTCGTGAGGCGTTCGACTACCTCGGCAAACAGATGACCGGCGCGACCGTCGCCGTCCAAGGGTACGGCAACGCCGGCAGCGTCGCTGCGCGCCTCTTGGAAGCGGACCTCGGCGCCAACGTCGTGGCGGTGTCGGACTCTTCAGGTGCGGTGTACGACCCGACGGGACTCGACGCCGAGGCGGTCAAGGAGCACAAACTCGAAACCGGGTCGGTCACCGGCTACGGCGACGTCGAGGAGTTGACCAACGAGGAACTGTTGACGCTGGACGTGGACCTCTTGGTGCCGGCGGCACTGGAGAACGCTATCGACGCCGACCTCGCCGAGGAGGTCAGCGCGGACGTCATCGTCGAGGCCGCCAACGGTCCGCTGACGCCCGACGCCGACGACGTTCTCACCGAGCGTGGCATCCACGTGCTCCCCGACATTCTCGCCAACGCCGGCGGCGTCACCGTCTCGTACTTCGAGTGGGTCCAGAACCGACAGCGGTTCTACTGGACCGAAGAGAAGGTCAACAACGAACTCGAACGGCACATCGTCGAGGCGTTCGAGGGGCTCATCGACTGTTACGAGGAATTCGAAACCCCGAACTTCCGGACGGCAGCCTACGTCGTCGCGCTCCGTCGCGTGCTGACCGCCTACGAGGAAGGCGGCACGTGGCCGTAG
- a CDS encoding cytochrome P450 yields MSILNPGGDGPQHGPTLTELVEFLPALVNDDPVVVAAALRDRYGDVVRVPPLHPALDSGVYLLSNPEDVQSVLQSDPSDFRALDVPGSRDFSRVVRNSIVSLHADSEEGSWVERLRLVGPEFAEEQAQSHVPELAETTLSTLGEFADGLPGQVSSGDPSTVPEPARIWAAGTDGVRLLPAMRRLTLRLLGVSLFGPDMRAHEVEVIDAVATLRALFKRRQLHLVTSYATRQLPDRLSLPSWIHRPLGFDPHIELTGRHERRTEAAVETLQSAATDVVARRQRTPLVFDDALGEWLRRRDPVTGEHIPPEALRQEVMGLLIAGHATMSAGLTWALYLLAARPEAQQRIHEEARATALLSGPDALDDHDLPDGPEAACHPVNGPRFLESVPYTRRVWKETLRLYPSLPIFGRTAKTDVTFGDAEVDAGSHVLVSPYVVHRDPELWDDPETFDPSRFEDDADRHEFAYFPFSGGRHACLGEAIATTEAATVLATTLATHRVEFAGPGAENPHEAPDVGVDSAINLQPDRDIVVRFVPREV; encoded by the coding sequence ATGAGCATCCTCAACCCGGGTGGGGATGGGCCACAGCACGGCCCGACGCTGACGGAACTCGTCGAATTTCTGCCGGCGCTCGTCAACGACGACCCGGTCGTCGTTGCGGCGGCGCTCCGTGACCGATACGGCGACGTGGTTCGCGTCCCGCCGCTACATCCCGCGCTCGATTCCGGGGTGTACCTGCTTTCGAACCCCGAAGACGTCCAGTCGGTGCTGCAATCCGACCCTTCCGATTTCCGGGCACTCGACGTTCCCGGTTCGCGGGACTTCAGCCGCGTCGTCCGCAACAGCATCGTCAGTCTCCACGCCGACAGCGAGGAAGGGTCGTGGGTCGAACGCCTTCGACTCGTCGGCCCGGAGTTCGCCGAAGAGCAGGCACAGAGCCACGTCCCCGAGTTGGCGGAGACGACGCTTTCGACGCTCGGGGAGTTCGCCGATGGCCTCCCGGGGCAGGTGAGTTCCGGCGACCCGAGTACGGTTCCCGAGCCCGCTCGCATCTGGGCGGCCGGCACCGACGGCGTCCGCCTGCTGCCGGCGATGCGGCGACTCACGTTGCGGCTCCTCGGCGTCTCGCTTTTCGGCCCCGATATGCGCGCCCACGAGGTCGAAGTCATCGACGCCGTGGCGACCCTGCGGGCGCTGTTCAAACGCCGACAACTCCACCTCGTCACCAGTTACGCGACCCGACAACTCCCCGACCGGCTGTCGCTGCCGTCGTGGATTCATCGGCCGCTGGGATTCGACCCACACATCGAGTTGACGGGTCGCCACGAGAGACGGACCGAGGCCGCCGTCGAGACGCTGCAGTCGGCGGCAACCGACGTGGTCGCCCGCCGCCAGCGCACGCCGCTGGTGTTCGACGACGCCCTCGGCGAGTGGCTCCGCCGCCGGGACCCCGTGACCGGCGAGCACATCCCCCCGGAGGCGCTCCGACAGGAGGTGATGGGGTTGCTCATCGCCGGCCACGCGACGATGAGCGCCGGGCTGACGTGGGCGTTGTACCTGCTCGCGGCTCGTCCGGAGGCCCAGCAGCGAATCCACGAGGAGGCACGTGCGACCGCGCTGCTTTCCGGTCCCGACGCACTCGACGACCACGACCTTCCGGACGGTCCCGAAGCGGCCTGCCACCCCGTCAACGGGCCGCGGTTCCTCGAATCGGTCCCGTACACGCGACGGGTCTGGAAGGAAACCTTGCGGCTGTACCCGTCGTTGCCCATCTTCGGACGGACCGCGAAAACGGACGTGACCTTCGGCGACGCCGAGGTCGACGCCGGCAGTCACGTCCTCGTGAGTCCGTACGTCGTCCACCGGGACCCCGAACTGTGGGACGACCCCGAGACGTTCGACCCCTCGCGATTCGAGGACGACGCCGACCGCCACGAGTTCGCGTACTTCCCCTTTTCCGGCGGCCGCCACGCCTGCCTCGGGGAAGCCATCGCGACGACGGAAGCGGCGACCGTCCTCGCGACGACGCTCGCGACCCACCGCGTCGAGTTCGCCGGCCCCGGCGCCGAAAACCCCCACGAGGCACCCGACGTCGGCGTCGACTCCGCAATCAACCTCCAACCCGACCGGGACATCGTCGTCCGGTTCGTTCCGCGAGAGGTCTGA
- the mvaD gene encoding phosphomevalonate decarboxylase MvaD: MKATAKAHPIQGLVKYHGMRDEELRLPYHDSISVCTAPSHSKTTAEFDPSLSEDVYVIDGEEVDGRGAERIEAVVDHVRELAGFDHRVRFESVNDFPTNIGFGSSSSGFAAAAVALCTAADLGMTRPEMSTVARRGSSSAARAVTGAFSHLRTGLDDEDCRSERIETDLEDDLRIIAAEIPAFKHTEEAHKEAADSHMFEARMAHIHGQIAEMRHALREGNFDDAFELAEHDSLSLAATTMTGPAGWVYWKPETLEVFETVRELRDDGIPVYFSTDTGASVYVNTTAAYVEEVENAIETLGIDTRRWGVGGPAQVLDESEALF; this comes from the coding sequence ATGAAGGCGACCGCGAAGGCCCACCCGATTCAGGGACTCGTGAAGTACCACGGGATGCGCGACGAGGAGTTGCGACTCCCGTATCACGACTCCATCTCCGTCTGTACCGCGCCGAGTCACTCCAAGACCACCGCCGAGTTCGACCCCTCGCTGTCGGAAGACGTCTACGTCATCGACGGCGAGGAAGTCGACGGCCGTGGCGCCGAACGCATCGAGGCCGTCGTCGACCACGTCCGGGAGTTGGCCGGATTCGACCACCGGGTTCGCTTCGAATCGGTCAACGACTTCCCGACGAACATCGGCTTCGGGTCGTCGTCCTCGGGCTTTGCCGCCGCCGCCGTCGCGCTGTGTACCGCCGCCGACCTCGGGATGACACGGCCGGAGATGTCGACGGTCGCCCGCCGTGGCTCCTCCTCTGCGGCACGGGCGGTCACCGGCGCGTTCTCGCATCTCCGAACGGGACTGGACGACGAGGACTGCCGCTCCGAGCGCATCGAGACCGACCTCGAAGACGACCTCCGCATCATCGCCGCCGAGATTCCGGCGTTCAAACACACCGAGGAGGCCCACAAGGAGGCCGCCGACAGCCACATGTTCGAGGCGCGGATGGCCCACATCCACGGCCAAATCGCGGAGATGCGACACGCCCTCCGCGAGGGGAACTTCGATGACGCCTTCGAGTTGGCCGAACACGACTCGCTGTCGCTTGCGGCGACGACGATGACCGGCCCCGCCGGGTGGGTGTACTGGAAACCCGAGACGCTGGAGGTGTTCGAGACGGTTCGAGAACTCCGGGACGATGGCATCCCCGTCTACTTCTCGACGGACACTGGTGCGTCGGTGTACGTCAACACGACCGCAGCCTACGTCGAGGAGGTCGAAAACGCCATCGAAACGTTGGGCATCGACACCCGTCGATGGGGCGTCGGCGGCCCCGCCCAAGTGCTCGACGAGAGCGAAGCGCTGTTCTGA
- a CDS encoding universal stress protein: protein MTHRLVVPFELPDPQPVSSVLVEALASLDIVVFGHYGLPEQTPPAVAREQFEAEAKEQLAAVAEPFEAAGASVTIRLVFGRDRGKAIDQIAIEENCDGELDPAPTDRVERILVPIPNTGNVDRLTSFVTVFAEGHDPSVTLLHVVEGEGTDADGEAVVADGRELMVDHGIDPDTVDTRVVTDTDHDAVILDTAADYDAVVMGEATPKTADRIFGTLADKIVNRAGKPVVVVRRNHAEDDDGSA, encoded by the coding sequence ATGACCCATCGACTCGTCGTTCCCTTCGAGTTGCCGGACCCCCAGCCGGTGTCGTCGGTGTTGGTCGAGGCGCTTGCGTCCCTCGACATCGTCGTGTTCGGCCACTACGGGCTGCCGGAACAGACCCCGCCAGCGGTCGCACGCGAACAGTTCGAAGCGGAGGCCAAAGAGCAACTGGCGGCGGTGGCAGAGCCCTTCGAGGCCGCGGGTGCATCGGTCACGATACGACTCGTCTTCGGGCGGGACCGCGGAAAGGCAATCGACCAAATCGCCATCGAGGAAAACTGCGACGGGGAGTTGGACCCGGCACCGACCGACCGCGTCGAGCGCATCCTCGTACCCATCCCGAATACGGGCAACGTCGACCGACTCACCTCGTTCGTGACGGTGTTCGCCGAGGGACACGACCCGTCGGTGACGCTACTGCACGTCGTCGAGGGCGAGGGAACCGACGCCGACGGCGAAGCCGTAGTCGCGGACGGCCGCGAGCTGATGGTCGACCACGGCATCGACCCCGACACCGTCGACACTCGCGTCGTCACCGATACCGACCACGACGCGGTGATTCTCGATACCGCCGCCGACTACGACGCCGTCGTCATGGGCGAAGCCACCCCGAAGACCGCGGACCGAATCTTCGGGACGCTGGCCGACAAAATCGTAAACCGGGCCGGTAAACCGGTCGTGGTCGTCCGCCGGAACCACGCCGAAGACGACGACGGGTCGGCGTGA
- a CDS encoding APC family permease gives MGGDLERDLGFVAVLTISMGAMIGSGVFVLPALGYKIAGNAVVVAYVLAGLVVLPAALSKAEMATAMPESGGTYIFIDRAMGPLVGTVAGIGAWFSLVFKSSFALVGLGAYLLLFVEIPATLVKPIALALGTAIVVLNVVGTKQSSQLQSVIVTAVVATLVGYVVNGSFLVEAARYRPFDVTGDGGVVTAAAFVFVSYAGVTKIASIAEEVENPGKNIPRGMLASMGIMMIVYTFVVAVVIGLNDPDTLIHGGPDGGPSLTPMADGAAALFGGVGVTVISLMAVLALTSMANAGVLASSRFPLAMARDSLLPRRLAHVDRRFKTPSTAIAFTGGLLLVLIAFVPVVDLAKLASAFQILVFSLVNLALVAFRESDVPFYDPTFRAPGYPYVQIVGLVGGLVLLGQMGTIPLLGAAGIAMGGVVLYLAYGRSRTERRGALATLFGDDGAVQPTGRE, from the coding sequence ATGGGTGGAGATCTCGAACGTGACCTCGGCTTCGTCGCCGTGCTGACTATCAGCATGGGCGCGATGATAGGAAGTGGCGTCTTCGTCCTGCCCGCCCTCGGCTACAAAATCGCCGGCAACGCCGTCGTCGTCGCGTACGTACTGGCTGGACTCGTCGTGTTGCCGGCCGCGCTGTCGAAAGCCGAGATGGCAACCGCGATGCCCGAATCCGGCGGCACCTACATCTTCATCGACCGAGCGATGGGACCGCTCGTCGGCACCGTCGCCGGCATCGGCGCGTGGTTCTCGCTGGTGTTCAAGAGTTCGTTCGCACTGGTCGGCCTCGGCGCGTACCTGCTGCTGTTCGTCGAGATTCCGGCTACGCTCGTCAAACCCATCGCGCTTGCCCTCGGAACGGCCATCGTCGTCCTCAACGTCGTCGGAACGAAACAGAGCAGTCAACTGCAATCGGTCATCGTCACCGCCGTCGTCGCGACCCTCGTCGGATACGTGGTGAACGGTTCCTTCCTCGTCGAAGCCGCCCGGTATCGACCCTTCGACGTGACCGGCGACGGCGGCGTCGTCACGGCCGCCGCGTTCGTGTTCGTCTCCTATGCTGGCGTGACGAAAATCGCCTCTATCGCAGAGGAGGTTGAGAATCCGGGGAAGAACATTCCCCGCGGGATGCTCGCGTCGATGGGCATCATGATGATCGTGTACACGTTCGTCGTCGCGGTCGTCATCGGATTGAACGACCCGGACACACTCATCCACGGCGGGCCGGACGGCGGGCCGTCGCTGACGCCGATGGCCGACGGCGCAGCGGCGCTGTTCGGCGGCGTCGGCGTCACCGTGATTTCGCTCATGGCAGTCCTCGCATTGACCAGCATGGCGAACGCGGGTGTCCTCGCATCGTCGCGGTTCCCGCTGGCGATGGCGCGGGACTCGCTGTTGCCGCGTCGACTCGCGCACGTCGACCGCCGATTCAAGACGCCGAGTACCGCCATCGCCTTCACCGGTGGACTGCTCCTCGTACTCATCGCCTTCGTCCCCGTCGTCGACTTGGCGAAGTTGGCGAGTGCGTTTCAGATACTCGTCTTCTCGCTCGTGAACCTCGCACTCGTGGCCTTCCGCGAAAGCGACGTGCCGTTTTACGATCCGACGTTTCGGGCGCCGGGCTACCCCTACGTGCAAATCGTCGGCCTCGTTGGAGGATTGGTGTTGTTGGGGCAGATGGGAACGATACCGCTGCTCGGCGCCGCTGGCATCGCGATGGGCGGCGTCGTCCTGTATCTGGCCTACGGCCGCTCCCGGACCGAACGCCGCGGTGCGCTCGCGACGCTGTTCGGCGACGACGGTGCCGTCCAACCGACCGGCCGTGAGTGA
- a CDS encoding YqcI/YcgG family protein: MNESGLQSLVDHETMAERVDAERVPEWVRAHFTSFTDGLTGERNGTPFPCFFGTEAVRNGDLLYTCVPSMSDRGALAGLGEAILEYLDCYEDHADRASLVAFFRPPERPLSEADYHDTLWHILQFLHVHDPEPWPTDIPTDPDDPKWEFSFGGEPMFPTCRAPFYDTYKSRYCPIGLEITFQPRALFENMHVTADYEQGQHAREVIQNRLESYDGVCPHADLGDWGVEGDREWRQYLFREDDSQAPDACPISVTRDHPKSDLLAGPEDSVAAD, from the coding sequence ATGAACGAGTCGGGCCTCCAATCGCTCGTCGACCACGAGACGATGGCCGAACGCGTCGACGCCGAGCGAGTTCCCGAGTGGGTACGAGCGCACTTCACCTCCTTCACCGACGGTCTCACCGGCGAGCGAAACGGGACGCCGTTTCCCTGCTTTTTCGGCACCGAAGCCGTCCGCAACGGCGATTTGCTGTACACCTGCGTGCCGTCGATGAGCGACCGGGGCGCACTCGCGGGACTCGGCGAGGCAATCCTGGAGTATCTCGACTGCTACGAGGACCACGCCGACCGCGCCTCGCTTGTCGCGTTCTTCCGCCCGCCGGAGCGGCCGCTTTCGGAAGCCGACTACCACGACACCCTCTGGCACATCCTCCAGTTCCTCCACGTCCACGATCCCGAACCGTGGCCCACCGACATCCCGACGGACCCCGACGACCCGAAGTGGGAGTTCTCCTTCGGCGGCGAACCGATGTTCCCGACGTGTCGGGCGCCGTTCTACGACACCTACAAGAGCCGCTACTGTCCCATCGGGCTGGAAATCACGTTCCAACCGCGGGCGTTGTTCGAGAACATGCACGTCACCGCCGACTACGAACAGGGCCAACACGCCCGCGAGGTGATTCAAAACCGACTGGAGTCCTACGACGGCGTCTGTCCACACGCCGATTTGGGCGACTGGGGCGTCGAAGGCGACCGCGAGTGGCGGCAGTACCTCTTCCGGGAAGACGACAGCCAAGCGCCCGATGCCTGCCCCATCAGCGTCACTCGCGACCATCCCAAAAGCGACCTGCTCGCCGGGCCCGAGGACTCCGTCGCCGCCGACTGA
- a CDS encoding DUF429 domain-containing protein produces the protein MSDYYVGSVARDGVWLAVAYTEAGYDHTAVVGGVGELWTRYEDDAERIAIDVPVGLESTTAPRANERAAFEYLAGTDAIVPAPVREATRKQRYRTAARVHERKTDSELSRAAFERAHLVNAVDDFLTTIDEAQPIFVEAHPELCYRAFAGEAMTEQPGVAAGYAERMRTLAEFDRDAPPTVQSVAEATAGHRVPIPAVLDAVALALTVRPGPGELRSLPADPPRDAEGLPMRYVYRSDAPLSVGEQR, from the coding sequence GTGAGCGACTACTACGTCGGCAGCGTCGCTCGTGACGGCGTCTGGCTGGCAGTCGCCTACACCGAAGCGGGCTACGACCACACGGCGGTCGTCGGCGGGGTTGGCGAACTCTGGACGCGCTACGAGGACGACGCCGAGCGCATCGCCATCGACGTGCCGGTCGGATTGGAGTCCACGACGGCGCCGCGAGCGAACGAACGCGCCGCCTTCGAGTACCTCGCCGGGACCGACGCCATCGTGCCCGCACCCGTCCGAGAGGCCACCCGCAAACAGCGCTACCGCACCGCCGCTCGGGTCCACGAGCGCAAAACCGACAGCGAACTGTCCCGTGCTGCCTTCGAGCGTGCCCACCTCGTCAACGCCGTCGACGACTTCCTGACGACCATCGACGAAGCCCAGCCGATATTCGTCGAGGCCCACCCCGAACTGTGCTACCGTGCCTTCGCGGGCGAAGCCATGACGGAGCAACCGGGGGTTGCCGCCGGCTACGCCGAACGGATGCGCACCCTCGCGGAGTTCGACCGCGACGCGCCGCCGACCGTCCAGTCGGTCGCCGAGGCCACCGCCGGCCACCGCGTCCCGATTCCGGCCGTCCTCGATGCCGTCGCGCTGGCGCTAACCGTCCGACCCGGCCCCGGCGAACTTCGGTCGCTTCCCGCCGACCCACCGAGGGACGCCGAAGGGCTTCCGATGCGGTACGTCTACCGGAGCGACGCGCCGCTGTCGGTCGGCGAACAGCGATGA
- a CDS encoding ribbon-helix-helix domain-containing protein produces MPDVEVSLPDRIDSEIDRLVSQGEFLNREQAVEELLSMGVSAYATTEDTDDVEGDLFTQMTDDQQDPAAMTDEPDDEFTF; encoded by the coding sequence ATGCCCGACGTGGAAGTGTCGTTGCCGGACCGAATCGACAGTGAAATCGACCGTCTCGTCAGCCAAGGGGAGTTCCTGAACCGCGAGCAGGCGGTCGAAGAACTCCTCTCGATGGGCGTCTCTGCCTACGCGACGACCGAAGACACCGACGATGTCGAGGGAGACCTGTTCACACAGATGACCGACGACCAACAGGACCCGGCAGCGATGACGGACGAACCGGACGACGAGTTCACGTTCTGA
- a CDS encoding geranylgeranylglycerol-phosphate geranylgeranyltransferase: MGTVRGYVELLRPGNAIAAGVLTFIGAFVAGGLDSAAPMAIAITATVLATGAGNAINDYFDREIDAINQPDRPIPRGAVGARAALGYSLVLFGVASGITLLLPPLAIAIAVADLAALIAYTKLFKGLPGVGNLVVGLLTGSTFVYGGSAVGGDLSTVGVLFGLAASATVAREIVKDVEDIAGDREEGLNTLPIAIGERRALVAAALFVVVAVVASPLPYVLRTFGVGYLIALAPAVGLLLGGAYRSFDDPTRGQTLLKVGMFAAAVAFVLGRATVVL, encoded by the coding sequence ATGGGAACGGTACGCGGGTACGTCGAGTTGCTCCGGCCGGGCAATGCGATTGCCGCGGGGGTGTTGACGTTCATCGGCGCGTTCGTCGCGGGCGGGCTAGACAGCGCCGCGCCGATGGCGATTGCGATTACGGCGACAGTGCTCGCCACGGGTGCCGGCAACGCCATCAACGACTACTTCGACCGCGAAATCGACGCGATAAACCAGCCGGACCGACCGATTCCGCGCGGTGCCGTCGGCGCACGTGCTGCGCTCGGCTACAGTCTCGTACTGTTCGGAGTCGCCTCGGGAATCACGCTGTTGCTTCCGCCGCTGGCCATCGCCATCGCCGTCGCGGACCTCGCTGCGCTCATCGCGTACACGAAACTGTTCAAGGGGCTTCCGGGCGTGGGAAACCTCGTCGTCGGACTGCTGACGGGCAGTACGTTCGTTTACGGCGGGTCGGCAGTTGGTGGTGACCTCTCGACGGTCGGGGTGCTGTTCGGGTTGGCTGCGTCCGCGACCGTCGCCCGAGAAATCGTCAAGGACGTCGAAGACATCGCCGGCGACCGAGAGGAGGGGCTGAACACACTCCCCATCGCCATCGGCGAGCGGCGGGCGCTGGTCGCCGCGGCGCTGTTCGTCGTCGTCGCCGTCGTCGCCAGCCCACTTCCGTACGTGCTTCGAACCTTCGGCGTCGGATACCTAATCGCACTCGCTCCCGCGGTCGGTCTCTTGCTCGGCGGTGCGTACCGAAGTTTCGACGACCCGACTCGCGGGCAGACGCTCCTGAAAGTTGGGATGTTCGCCGCGGCCGTCGCGTTCGTGCTGGGCAGAGCGACCGTCGTATTATAA
- a CDS encoding RAD55 family ATPase: MKGDGGFEWVETVSETTYDLGERLDNRTVPAGTNLLVVGPPMAGTRRFGMELLAAGDEDRPIIVTNRESARTIRSDHADCLDGPVGVIDCVTKQGGEPRLDSPSVRYAASPDDLTGIGMELTDVLTEGPDGTSGGKRVLFDSVSTLLMYSDIERTSRFLDVVTARIEEQDAIGLFALNSLAHEDAVYERLCRLFDGVVRLDDGGVVDAELPES, encoded by the coding sequence ATGAAAGGGGATGGTGGGTTCGAGTGGGTCGAAACGGTCTCCGAAACGACCTACGACCTCGGCGAGCGACTCGACAACCGGACCGTACCGGCCGGAACGAACCTTCTCGTCGTCGGGCCGCCGATGGCGGGCACACGGCGGTTCGGCATGGAGTTACTCGCCGCAGGGGACGAGGACCGACCGATTATCGTCACGAACCGCGAGTCCGCACGGACGATTCGAAGCGACCACGCGGACTGCCTCGACGGTCCCGTGGGCGTTATCGACTGCGTGACGAAGCAGGGAGGCGAACCACGACTGGACTCTCCGTCGGTTCGGTATGCGGCCTCGCCCGACGACCTCACCGGTATCGGGATGGAGCTCACCGACGTACTCACCGAAGGTCCGGACGGTACCTCGGGTGGCAAGCGCGTCCTCTTCGATTCCGTCTCGACGCTGTTGATGTACAGCGACATCGAGCGCACGTCGCGGTTTCTCGACGTCGTGACGGCTCGAATAGAAGAGCAAGACGCAATCGGGCTGTTCGCTCTCAACTCACTCGCCCACGAGGACGCGGTCTACGAACGACTGTGTCGGCTCTTCGACGGCGTCGTTCGATTGGACGACGGTGGCGTCGTCGACGCGGAACTCCCGGAGTCGTGA
- a CDS encoding CoA-binding protein — MPVETDAELREILECDTIAVVGCSGTAGKAAHDVPNLMRERGYEIIPVNPYADEIFGVEPYDSLEAVEEEIDMVDVFRPSEEVSGIVDEVLEREDVDVVWTQLGIRDREAGERVEDSGRQYVEDRCLKVEYQRLM, encoded by the coding sequence ATGCCGGTCGAAACCGACGCTGAACTCCGAGAGATACTCGAATGTGACACCATCGCGGTCGTCGGCTGCTCCGGAACCGCGGGAAAAGCCGCCCACGACGTGCCGAATCTCATGCGCGAACGCGGCTACGAAATCATTCCAGTCAATCCCTACGCCGACGAGATATTCGGCGTCGAACCGTACGACTCCCTCGAAGCGGTCGAGGAAGAAATCGACATGGTCGACGTGTTTCGTCCCAGCGAGGAGGTGAGCGGCATCGTCGACGAGGTTCTCGAGCGCGAGGACGTCGACGTGGTCTGGACGCAGTTGGGTATCCGCGACCGCGAGGCCGGCGAGCGAGTCGAGGACTCCGGTCGTCAGTACGTCGAGGACCGCTGTCTCAAAGTCGAGTACCAGCGGTTGATGTAG
- a CDS encoding DUF5798 family protein, whose product MGLGGATKKLQKVADMGEELYARMNELREQIVEVRETVQDTHERVAALENKVDQQAALLEAIAESEGIDVDELLTEVAIEEAEPAVTEAEGDDTAAVPDAEDGGENDTKTGSGE is encoded by the coding sequence ATGGGACTCGGAGGTGCGACCAAGAAGCTCCAGAAGGTCGCGGACATGGGCGAGGAACTGTACGCGAGGATGAACGAACTCCGCGAGCAAATCGTCGAGGTCCGCGAGACGGTTCAAGACACCCACGAGCGGGTGGCCGCCTTGGAGAACAAGGTCGACCAACAGGCGGCGTTGCTCGAAGCGATTGCGGAATCGGAGGGCATCGACGTCGACGAACTCCTCACAGAGGTCGCAATCGAGGAGGCCGAACCCGCCGTCACCGAGGCCGAGGGCGACGACACGGCCGCGGTTCCCGACGCCGAAGACGGCGGTGAAAACGACACAAAAACCGGAAGCGGCGAGTAG
- a CDS encoding DUF7548 family protein: protein MDSRRAAPTLGIVASLAVVAVLTVPYFVIDDGSAVASYYGSGALTPWAGGLMALVGVIVFAAGRENRTDPETAAGAAVGLSVVVFLISVLWAVTVPADLVLQLTTDEPLFGPLTTATVIESHRWVLALVAIVPAAAAGWYAKSLRLL, encoded by the coding sequence ATGGACAGCCGCCGCGCCGCACCGACGCTCGGTATCGTCGCCTCGCTCGCCGTCGTCGCCGTCCTCACCGTGCCGTACTTCGTCATCGACGACGGGTCGGCCGTCGCCAGCTACTACGGCTCCGGTGCGCTGACGCCGTGGGCCGGCGGCCTGATGGCGCTCGTCGGCGTCATCGTCTTCGCCGCGGGACGGGAGAACCGAACCGATCCCGAGACCGCCGCCGGTGCCGCCGTCGGCCTCAGCGTCGTCGTGTTCCTCATCTCGGTGCTGTGGGCCGTCACGGTGCCCGCGGACCTCGTCCTCCAGTTGACGACCGACGAACCGCTTTTCGGCCCGCTCACGACCGCGACGGTCATCGAATCCCACCGCTGGGTGCTCGCACTCGTCGCCATCGTTCCCGCCGCTGCCGCCGGGTGGTACGCGAAGTCGCTTCGACTGCTGTAG